The proteins below are encoded in one region of Canis lupus familiaris isolate Mischka breed German Shepherd chromosome 21, alternate assembly UU_Cfam_GSD_1.0, whole genome shotgun sequence:
- the OR52AB3 gene encoding olfactory receptor family 52 subfamily AB member 3 — protein MASINMSYLDPTTVMLIGIPGLEHVQFWIGFSFFVVCVVAFLGNIILLIIIPAERSLHQPMYIFLAVLAATDIGLCVAIAPKMLAIFWFGSRSMAFDACLAQLFFIHSLQGMESGILLAMAFDRYVAICDPLRHTSILTPFILVTLVLVVAIRAMVLVGILPVLIKRLHFFHSIVIAHSYCEHMAVVKLAAEDIRVNKTCGLLVGFTILGFDMIFIIISYILIFQAVFRLHQKEARLKAFNTCTAHIFVFLEFYILAFFSFFSHRFGHVAPPTHILLSTIYLLVPPALNPIVYGVKNKVIRRRVAQIFFLNCQSRQ, from the coding sequence ATGGCATCCATTAACATGTCATATCTGGACCCCACAACAGTGATgctaattgggatccctggacTAGAGCATGTGCAATTTTGGATTGGATTTTCCTTCTTTGTAGTATGTGTGGTGGCTTTTCTGGGAAACATCATTTTACTGATCATCATTCCTGCAGAACGCAGCTTGCATCAACCCATGTACATCTTCCTGGCAGTGCTGGCAGCCACTGACATAGGACTCTGTGTAGCTATTGCTCCCAAGATGTTGGCCATCTTCTGGTTTGGCTCCCGCTCCATGGCTTTTGATGCTTGCTTAGCCCAGCTTTTCTTCATCCATTCCTTGCAGGGCATGGAATCTGGCATCCTGTTGGCCATGGCCTTTGACCGCTATGTTGCCATCTGTGATCCACTGAGGCACACATCCATCCTCACTCCTTTCATCTTGGTTACTTTGGTGCTGGTTGTGGCAATTCGGGCAATGGTGCTCGTTGGCATTCTACCTGTTTTAATCAAAAGACTACACTTTTTCCATTCCATTGTGATTGCTCACTCTTACTGTGAGCACATGGCTGTGGTCAAGCTAGCTGCAGAAGACATCCGAGTCAATAAAACATGTGGTCTCCTTGTAGGTTTTACAATACTGGGGTTtgacatgatttttattattatttcttacattCTTATTTTCCAGGCTGTTTTCCGTCTACATCAAAAAGAGGCTCGGCTCAAAGCATTTAATACATGTACAgctcatatttttgttttccttgaattttatattcttgccttcttttccttcttcagccACCGTTTTGGACATGTTGCTCCCCCTACCCATATTCTTCTGTCTACCATCTACCTGCTTGTGCCACCTGCACTCAACCCTATCGTCTATGGTGTAAAAAACAAGGTGATTCGTAGACGTGtggcacagattttttttctgaattgtcaATCCCGGCAGTAA
- the OR52AD1 gene encoding olfactory receptor family 52 subfamily AD member 1, whose protein sequence is MTSCNNSIPQPLIFVLAGIPGLESSHGWFSVPFFLVFVVTIFGNTTILCIIRVEKSLHEPMFLLLAMLSVVDLSLVSVTVPRMLDIFWMNAKEISFNACLTQMFFIPSFYVMESGILLAMAFDRFVAIWFPLRYTTILANKVLVKMALTVLARAVAVLTPAPILAERLERFQTHIIAYSYCAYMAVVKIACGDISNHIFYGLMVLVASVGLDLFFIILSYGLILHAVFQIPSWEARGKALNTCGSHLCVIALFYSPVVFSVLAQILGYHMAPHLQIIIDNLYFLVPPMVNPLIYGARTKQMRERMLRIFHCHRN, encoded by the coding sequence ATGACCTCTTGCAACAACTCCATTCCTCAACCTTTGATATTTGTTCTGGCTGGAATCCCTGGCCTGGAATCTTCCCATGGCTGGTTCTCTGTGCCTTTTTTCTTGGTCTTTGTTGTTACAATTTTTGGGAATACCACCATCTTATGCATCATCCGAGTAGAGAAGAGTCTTCATGAGCCCATGTTTCTCCTCCTGGCCATGCTATCTGTTGTTGACCTGTCCCTGGTCAGTGTCACTGTGCCCCGCATGCTGGATATCTTCTGGATGAATGCCAAAGAAATCAGCTTCAATGCCTGCCTCACACAAATGTTTTTCATCCCTTCCTTTTACGTCATGGAGTCTGGGATCCTCCTAGCCATGGCTTTTGACAGATTTGTGGCTATCTGGTTTCCTCTGAGATATACAACCATCCTTGCTAACAAGGTACTTGTGAAGATGGCACTGACTGTCCTGGCAAGGGCAGTGGCAGTGCTGACTCCAGCACCCATCCTGGCAGAAAGACTGGAAAGGTTCCAAACCCACATCATCGCTTACTCCTACTGTGCCTATATGGCTGTGGTGAAGATAGCCTGTGGAGACATCTCCAACCACATTTTCTATGGCCTCATGGTTCTTGTAGCATCCGTGGGACTTGATCTATTTTTTATCATTCTGTCATATGGGCTGATCCTTCATGCTGTCTTTCAGATACCCTCTTGGGAGGCACGGGGCAAAGCTCTCAATACATGTGGCTCCCACCTTTGTGTCATAGCTCTTTTTTATTCTCCTGTTGTCTTCTCTGTCCTGGCCCAGATTTTAGGCTACCATATGGCTCCTCATCTACAAATTATCATTGACAATCTCTACTTCCTAGTGCCTCCCATGGTCAATCCCTTGATTTATGGGGCCCGAACTAAGCAAATGCGGGAGCGGATGCTGCGGATCTTCCACTGTCATAGAAACTGA
- the LOC541584 gene encoding olfactory receptor 52M1 isoform X2, translating to MPPLNTSRPFPVTFLLMGIPGLEHLHVWIGIPFCSMYVVAVVGNVTILAVVRAERSLHEPMFFFLCMLSITDLVLSTSTLPRMLCLFWLGAHDIAFDACLAQMFFIHSFTAMESGFFLAMAFDRYVAICHPLRHTTILTHARIAKMGASVVLRGVAFFSPHPILLKQLPYCRTRIIAHTYCEFMAVVKLACVDTGATKRYSLSVASVIGSCDGFFIAVSYVLILRAVFRLPSREASFKALGTCGSHVCVILVFYSTAVFTFLTHRFGHNVAPQIHIFIANMYLLVPPFLNPIVYGIRTKKIRDHVLSSLKVKVT from the coding sequence ATGCCTCCTCTCAACACCTCTCGTCCCTTTCCTGTCACCTTCTTGCTGATGGGCATCCCAGGACTAGAGCACCTGCATGTATGGATTGGGATCCCCTTCTGCTCCATGTACGTGGTGGCTGTGGTGGGGAATGTGACCATCCTGGCTGTGGTGAGGGCAGAGCGAAGTCTCCATGAGCCtatgttcttctttctctgcatGCTCTCCATCACCGACCTGGTCCTCTCCACATCCACGCTGCCCCGCATGCTCTGTCTCTTCTGGCTTGGAGCCCATGACATTGCCTTTGATGCCTGCCTGGCTCAAATGTTCTTCATTCATAGCTTTACTGCGATGGAATCGGGCTTTTTCCTAGCCATGGCCTTTGACCGTTATGTGGCCATTTGTCATCCACTGCGCCATACCACGATTCTCACCCATGCTCGCATTGCCAAAATGGGAGCTTCTGTGGTACTCCGGGGAGTGGCCTTCTTTTCCCCACATCCCATCCTGCTCAAACAGCTGCCCTACTGCAGAACACGAATCATTGCCCACACCTACTGTGAGTTCATGGCTGTGGTGAAGCTGGCGTGTGTGGACACAGGAGCTACCAAACGTTACAGCCTCAGTGTGGCCTCTGTCATTGGTTCCTGTGATGGCTTTTTCATCGCTGTCTCTTATGTCCTAATCCTCCGTGCAGTCTTTCGCCTTCCATCACGGGAAGCAAGTTTTAAAGCTCTAGGCACCTGTGGCTCCCATGTCTGTGTCATCCTTGTTTTCTACTCTACAGCTGTCTTTACCTTCCTCACTCACCGCTTTGGCCACAATGTGgctccccaaattcatatctttATTGCCAATATGTACCTCCTGGTACCACCTTTCCTTAATCCCATTGTTTATGGTATTAGGACCAAAAAAATTCGAGACCATGTCCTTAGTTCTCTAAAGGTAAAAGTCACTTGA